The following coding sequences lie in one Kamptonema formosum PCC 6407 genomic window:
- a CDS encoding cobalamin-binding protein, whose translation MTDLRIVSLIPSATEILQILGLTGSIVGRSHECDYPPEIQQLPICTQPKFNPEGTSGEIHNRVTELLENALSVYKVEIETLEQLQPTHILTQAQCEVCACSLVEVEQAVSTLVNSKPEIISLQPNLLAEVWTDIQRVADIIGVDGKSAIEQLKSRVDAITSTFSQQVNSNIPTVACIEWIEPLMAAGNWIPELVTMAGGNSLFGIVGQHSPWLQWESLVKANPDVIIFMPCGFDLNRTRIEAMEMLKYTEWETLQAVQTGKVYITDGNSYFNRPGPRLVDSLEILAEILHPEIFNFGYQGWEHLEIKH comes from the coding sequence ATGACCGACTTAAGAATTGTATCCTTAATTCCTAGTGCAACAGAAATTTTACAAATATTAGGATTAACTGGTTCTATTGTAGGCCGTTCCCATGAATGCGACTATCCCCCAGAAATCCAACAGCTACCAATTTGTACCCAACCTAAATTTAATCCCGAAGGTACTAGCGGGGAAATTCACAACCGCGTGACAGAATTATTGGAAAATGCTCTCAGCGTCTATAAAGTAGAAATAGAAACTCTAGAACAATTGCAGCCTACTCATATTCTCACACAAGCTCAGTGTGAAGTTTGTGCCTGTTCCTTAGTAGAAGTAGAACAAGCAGTTAGTACGCTGGTAAATAGCAAACCTGAAATTATTTCTTTGCAGCCTAATTTACTCGCAGAAGTTTGGACAGATATTCAGCGAGTTGCTGATATCATAGGCGTTGATGGAAAAAGTGCAATTGAACAATTAAAATCCCGCGTTGACGCTATTACTTCTACCTTTTCCCAGCAGGTTAATAGCAATATTCCCACAGTGGCTTGTATTGAGTGGATTGAACCATTAATGGCCGCTGGTAATTGGATTCCCGAATTAGTGACAATGGCTGGAGGGAATTCTTTATTTGGGATTGTAGGTCAACATTCACCTTGGTTGCAATGGGAATCTCTGGTTAAGGCTAATCCAGATGTGATTATTTTCATGCCTTGCGGCTTTGATTTAAACCGCACTCGGATAGAAGCAATGGAAATGCTTAAATACACAGAATGGGAAACTTTGCAAGCTGTTCAAACTGGAAAAGTTTACATCACTGATGGTAATTCTTACTTTAACCGTCCAGGGCCAAGACTGGTAGATTCTTTGGAAATTTTAGCAGAAATACTGCATCCTGAAATTTTTAATTTCGGCTACCAAGGATGGGAACATTTAGAAATTAAACATTAA
- a CDS encoding class I SAM-dependent methyltransferase: MSSDINSLSTDNSIFPGEVFANTADFDKGMRQLLPRYDEMLDVLVRCIANTNQRILELGCGTGELSLKLLRCYPYTQIIAVDYSPRMLRFAKAKIEAAGFADRWVGIELDFGEWANNYCDLSSYLKMTLDNKFNACVSSLAIHHLQDEMKSKLFYRIRESLISGGCFWNADPILAESAIAADIYQAVREDWAVQQLTTLTEIRARIGNSIPHGYSNPDRLATLSVHLEMLIKAGFDPVAVPWKYYGLAVFGGWVK, from the coding sequence GTGAGTTCTGATATTAATTCCCTCTCTACAGACAACTCTATATTTCCCGGAGAAGTTTTTGCGAATACTGCTGATTTTGACAAGGGAATGCGGCAACTTTTGCCTCGGTACGATGAAATGCTGGATGTGTTAGTTCGCTGTATCGCTAATACTAATCAGCGGATTTTAGAATTAGGCTGTGGTACAGGGGAACTGAGTTTAAAATTGCTTCGCTGCTACCCCTATACTCAGATAATTGCTGTAGATTACTCGCCGCGTATGCTTCGGTTTGCTAAGGCTAAAATTGAAGCAGCAGGTTTTGCAGATAGATGGGTGGGGATAGAGTTAGATTTTGGCGAGTGGGCAAATAATTATTGCGATCTCTCCTCTTACTTAAAAATGACACTTGACAATAAATTTAATGCCTGTGTTTCATCTCTGGCAATTCACCATCTCCAGGATGAGATGAAGTCTAAGTTATTCTACCGTATTCGCGAAAGTTTAATTTCTGGTGGCTGTTTTTGGAATGCTGACCCGATTCTTGCAGAATCTGCGATCGCGGCAGATATTTATCAAGCTGTGCGGGAAGATTGGGCTGTTCAACAGCTCACAACGCTAACAGAAATTCGCGCTCGGATTGGAAATAGTATCCCTCATGGTTATTCTAATCCCGATCGGTTGGCTACATTGTCGGTACATTTAGAGATGTTGATAAAAGCAGGATTCGATCCGGTGGCAGTGCCTTGGAAATATTATGGATTAGCCGTATTTGGCGGCTGGGTGAAATAA
- a CDS encoding adenylate/guanylate cyclase domain-containing protein: MRQLTSQTWNAFKTLFYRQIILGLTILFSVGVGVAMANMSSLSSNLIKSQALQNASLYAEAIKESRTLYSSDVVSRLAGREGITVTHDYTLKKGAIPVPVTFLIELGKQLGENHPEMSVRLYSDYPFPSRRKQGGPKDDFEREALNYLKEHPKEQFFRLEEFRGKPSFRYAEADLMKPSCVTCHNTHPESPKTDWKVGDVRGILEITQPLDRPTNQTRAGLRTLFLILAGISFLGITGLTLAVRRLRQDAKELERRVRERTAQLQQANEEVVKEQEKSDRLLLSILPEPIATKLKNGQSSIADGFAEVTILFADIVGFTKLSQQVSPEELVKLLNEIFSAFDQLTGRHGLEKIKTIGDAYMVVGGLPEPRNDHAESIAEIALDMQQEVAHFNAKYNMEINIRIGINTGAAIAGVIGTKKFIYDLWGDAVNTASRMESHGIPGAIQVTESTYNLLKHKYQLEPRGNINVKGKGEMVTYLLTGRLLCDVLV; encoded by the coding sequence ATGCGCCAGTTAACTTCTCAAACCTGGAACGCCTTTAAAACCCTGTTCTACAGGCAAATTATCCTTGGTCTGACAATTTTGTTCTCAGTAGGCGTGGGGGTAGCAATGGCGAATATGTCGAGTCTGTCGTCGAACCTGATTAAATCCCAAGCACTCCAAAATGCCTCCCTCTATGCTGAGGCGATTAAAGAATCCCGTACTCTTTACAGTTCTGATGTCGTCAGCCGTCTCGCAGGTCGTGAGGGAATTACCGTCACCCACGATTATACTTTGAAAAAAGGAGCAATTCCCGTACCCGTAACTTTCCTGATTGAACTAGGCAAGCAGTTGGGTGAAAACCATCCAGAAATGTCAGTCCGCCTCTATAGCGACTATCCTTTTCCCTCACGCCGAAAACAAGGGGGCCCGAAAGATGATTTTGAGCGAGAGGCACTTAATTATTTAAAAGAACATCCGAAGGAGCAATTTTTTCGCCTTGAGGAATTTCGGGGGAAACCATCATTTCGATATGCAGAAGCAGACCTAATGAAGCCTAGCTGCGTTACTTGTCATAACACTCATCCAGAGAGCCCAAAAACTGACTGGAAGGTGGGGGATGTACGGGGGATTTTAGAGATTACTCAACCTCTCGATCGACCCACTAACCAAACTCGTGCTGGTCTTCGCACCCTGTTTTTAATATTAGCAGGAATTTCCTTTTTAGGCATAACTGGATTAACTTTAGCTGTTCGTAGATTGCGTCAAGATGCCAAGGAGTTAGAGAGGCGCGTTAGGGAACGCACAGCTCAATTACAGCAGGCTAATGAAGAGGTGGTTAAGGAACAAGAAAAATCTGACCGCTTGTTGCTTAGTATCTTACCAGAACCGATTGCGACTAAGTTGAAAAATGGTCAAAGCAGCATTGCCGATGGGTTTGCAGAAGTAACAATTCTATTTGCTGATATAGTAGGATTTACCAAGCTTTCCCAGCAGGTATCTCCTGAAGAGTTGGTTAAGTTGCTAAACGAAATTTTTTCAGCATTTGACCAGCTAACTGGACGGCACGGATTGGAGAAAATTAAGACGATTGGAGATGCTTACATGGTAGTCGGCGGTCTCCCCGAACCCCGCAACGATCACGCTGAAAGTATTGCAGAAATAGCCTTAGATATGCAGCAAGAAGTGGCGCACTTTAATGCTAAGTATAATATGGAAATTAATATTCGGATTGGGATTAATACTGGAGCTGCGATCGCGGGAGTTATTGGTACTAAGAAATTCATTTATGACCTGTGGGGTGATGCTGTAAATACTGCTTCCCGCATGGAATCTCACGGAATTCCAGGGGCAATCCAAGTAACAGAATCAACCTACAATCTTTTGAAACATAAATATCAGTTAGAACCGCGAGGAAATATCAATGTAAAAGGGAAGGGAGAGATGGTTACTTATCTGCTGACTGGCAGATTACTTTGCGATGTACTGGTTTGA
- a CDS encoding adenylate/guanylate cyclase domain-containing protein has translation MKPRILTLLGSFKARLSLRVTFWVFVSLIIIELIILVPSYFRREDELLLQLEQVSNASINSLVVLTKTDMSDRDLFRTKVKNIITNSNIISGIAIYKVNGEPIDTLGEAPEISFSELKNAKILRRRSRDGFRYDVAWTNLHLGGNYILIVRHDATSVQQELYAFTLRIAGLVLIISIFVTSGTMVVLGITVIAPILRLRDDLIAAGDALSKNESKPDFYSLSVKRKDELGEVMEAFNQMFNRVYQEINQRKKAEEILRSEQEKSERLLLNILPEPIAERLKQGQSNIADGFADVTILFADIVGFTEISSRVSPQELVDLLNKIFSAFDELSEKYCLEKIKTIGDNYMVAAGLPVPHPDHAEAIAEMALDMQQEIVRFSIECGKPLNIRIGINSGPVVAGVIGTKKFIYDLWGDAVNTASRMESQGIPGKIQVSASTYYLLQNKYLFEERGIIQVKGKGEMTTYLLTGRKV, from the coding sequence ATGAAGCCTCGGATTTTAACTCTATTAGGTTCCTTCAAAGCCCGCTTGTCTCTGCGAGTAACTTTCTGGGTATTTGTTAGCCTGATTATTATTGAACTTATTATTCTGGTTCCCTCTTATTTCCGCCGAGAAGATGAGCTTTTGTTACAACTAGAGCAAGTTTCTAATGCAAGTATTAACTCCCTAGTGGTCTTGACAAAAACAGATATGTCCGATCGCGATCTTTTTCGGACAAAAGTTAAAAATATTATCACTAATTCTAACATAATTTCAGGAATAGCAATTTATAAGGTTAACGGTGAACCGATCGATACATTAGGCGAAGCACCAGAAATTTCTTTTTCAGAACTCAAAAATGCTAAAATTTTACGCAGGCGCAGCCGAGATGGTTTTAGATATGATGTTGCTTGGACAAATCTCCATTTGGGAGGAAACTATATCTTGATCGTCCGTCACGATGCTACCTCAGTTCAACAGGAATTATACGCATTTACTCTCCGAATTGCTGGTTTGGTTTTGATTATATCTATTTTTGTTACTTCTGGCACAATGGTTGTATTAGGGATTACAGTAATTGCGCCGATACTGAGACTTAGAGATGACTTAATTGCTGCGGGAGATGCCTTAAGCAAAAATGAGAGCAAACCTGACTTTTACTCTTTATCCGTCAAGCGTAAAGATGAACTAGGGGAGGTGATGGAAGCATTTAACCAGATGTTTAATAGAGTATATCAAGAAATTAATCAGCGAAAAAAAGCCGAAGAAATATTACGTTCTGAGCAAGAAAAGTCAGAACGTTTATTGCTAAATATATTGCCAGAGCCGATTGCTGAACGGTTGAAGCAAGGACAAAGTAATATTGCTGATGGGTTTGCAGACGTGACGATTCTTTTTGCTGATATTGTTGGATTTACGGAAATATCATCGCGAGTTTCTCCTCAAGAATTGGTGGATTTGCTGAACAAGATATTTTCAGCGTTTGATGAGTTGAGTGAAAAGTATTGTTTGGAAAAAATTAAGACGATAGGCGATAATTATATGGTAGCTGCTGGTCTACCAGTGCCACACCCAGACCACGCAGAAGCGATTGCTGAGATGGCTCTTGATATGCAGCAGGAAATAGTAAGATTTAGCATTGAATGTGGCAAACCACTAAATATCCGAATAGGGATTAATTCTGGCCCTGTTGTTGCTGGTGTAATTGGTACTAAAAAGTTTATTTACGATCTATGGGGAGATGCAGTAAATACTGCTTCTCGCATGGAATCCCAGGGAATTCCCGGTAAAATTCAAGTCAGTGCTTCAACTTATTATTTGTTGCAAAATAAATATTTATTTGAAGAGCGTGGTATAATTCAGGTGAAAGGTAAGGGCGAAATGACTACTTATTTGCTTACTGGTAGAAAAGTGTAG
- a CDS encoding class I SAM-dependent methyltransferase — translation MEEREIVTIAEYQLTAISFRDGTWNHDVSQNRNALVAAMPRNPGKILDVGCGPGRDLVWFKSQGNMAFGLDATPAFVEMAKELSGCEVWQQSFFNLDLPLATFDGIFANASLIHVPRNLMVKVLKDFHKSLVPAGVIVMSMCRGSWDGYDVRPSGKRYTVAWEYETLAPCLEQAEFDIIKHYYRPPGLPCADQSWVVIVARKR, via the coding sequence GTGGAAGAACGCGAGATAGTTACTATCGCAGAGTACCAGCTAACGGCTATATCTTTCCGCGATGGGACTTGGAACCATGATGTATCCCAAAATCGGAATGCTTTGGTGGCCGCCATGCCCCGAAATCCTGGTAAAATTCTGGATGTAGGCTGCGGGCCAGGACGCGATTTAGTGTGGTTTAAAAGTCAAGGAAATATGGCATTTGGTTTGGATGCTACGCCTGCTTTTGTGGAGATGGCAAAAGAGTTATCTGGTTGCGAAGTTTGGCAACAATCTTTTTTTAATCTTGATTTGCCTCTGGCAACTTTTGATGGTATTTTTGCTAATGCTTCTCTCATTCATGTCCCTCGCAATCTCATGGTAAAGGTGTTAAAGGATTTTCACAAATCTTTAGTTCCTGCGGGTGTAATTGTGATGTCTATGTGTCGGGGAAGTTGGGATGGTTACGATGTGCGACCGTCTGGTAAGCGCTATACTGTAGCGTGGGAATATGAAACTTTGGCTCCCTGTTTAGAGCAAGCAGAATTTGATATTATTAAGCATTATTATCGTCCCCCTGGTTTGCCTTGTGCAGATCAGTCTTGGGTGGTGATAGTGGCTAGGAAAAGATAG
- a CDS encoding SDR family oxidoreductase, with translation MSKSYVFLAGASRGVGREIAKYLTSKQINVKAILRSSDSRNELEAMGIKVAIGDALDAVAVEAAMSNGESISTVISTIGGLPKDGERADYLGNKNLIDAAVKAGVQKFILVSSIGSGNSVVALSPQALETLGPVLVEKEKAEKHLIASGLIYTIIRPGGLKSEPATGNGVLTEDYQISGMIHRADVAQLVGQCVVSDRTNNKVFSAVDRNQLFVNQTIDEFSLS, from the coding sequence GTGTCTAAATCTTACGTTTTTTTAGCGGGTGCGAGTCGAGGAGTTGGGCGAGAAATTGCTAAATATCTGACCTCGAAACAGATAAATGTGAAAGCAATTTTGCGTTCATCTGATAGTCGCAATGAATTAGAGGCGATGGGTATTAAAGTAGCAATTGGCGATGCTTTAGATGCTGTCGCTGTCGAAGCAGCGATGAGTAACGGCGAGTCTATTTCTACTGTAATTAGTACGATTGGTGGTTTGCCAAAAGATGGGGAAAGGGCGGATTATTTGGGTAATAAGAATTTAATTGATGCGGCGGTAAAAGCGGGAGTGCAAAAGTTTATTTTAGTTTCTTCTATTGGTAGTGGCAATAGTGTGGTAGCTTTATCGCCTCAAGCTTTGGAAACTTTAGGGCCTGTTTTGGTGGAGAAAGAAAAGGCAGAAAAGCATCTGATTGCAAGTGGATTGATTTATACTATTATTCGTCCAGGGGGATTGAAGTCTGAACCTGCTACGGGTAATGGGGTTTTGACTGAGGATTATCAAATTTCTGGGATGATCCACCGTGCAGATGTGGCACAATTAGTTGGTCAGTGTGTTGTTAGCGATCGCACCAATAATAAGGTATTCTCAGCAGTAGATCGGAATCAGCTTTTTGTCAATCAAACTATTGATGAGTTTAGTTTGAGTTGA
- the petN gene encoding cytochrome b6-f complex subunit PetN, translating to MDILSLGWVGLTVVFTFSISMVVWGRNGF from the coding sequence ATGGATATTCTTTCACTAGGTTGGGTTGGACTTACCGTTGTATTCACGTTCTCGATTTCGATGGTAGTTTGGGGACGCAACGGTTTCTAG